The following are encoded in a window of Algiphilus aromaticivorans DG1253 genomic DNA:
- a CDS encoding RlmE family RNA methyltransferase — MAKRSSSSSRWLGEHESDPYVARARAEGYRSRAVYKLAELDEKDRLLKPGQRIVDLGAAPGGWVQYCLKRLEGRATVIGIDILPIEPIAGAELLEADFREEEAVVVLDRILAGGAVDLVLSDMAPNISGVRSADQAAAMGLAELAEDFALSHLREGGGFVSKLFQGEGFDALIKRLRSRFRTVALRKPKASRARSREIYVVARGFRGE; from the coding sequence ATGGCCAAGCGCTCCTCCAGTTCCAGCCGCTGGCTCGGCGAGCACGAGTCGGACCCCTATGTTGCGCGGGCACGCGCTGAGGGGTACCGCTCGCGGGCGGTCTACAAGCTGGCCGAGCTGGACGAGAAGGACCGCCTGCTGAAGCCGGGTCAGCGCATTGTCGATCTCGGCGCTGCGCCGGGCGGCTGGGTGCAGTACTGCCTGAAGCGCCTTGAGGGGCGGGCCACGGTGATCGGCATCGACATTCTTCCTATCGAGCCGATAGCGGGCGCCGAATTGCTGGAAGCGGATTTTCGCGAGGAAGAAGCGGTCGTAGTGCTGGACCGGATTCTCGCTGGAGGTGCCGTGGACCTTGTTTTGTCGGATATGGCCCCCAATATAAGTGGGGTAAGAAGCGCCGATCAGGCCGCAGCCATGGGTTTGGCGGAGCTTGCCGAGGATTTCGCGCTGTCTCATTTGCGCGAAGGTGGTGGTTTCGTGTCCAAGCTCTTCCAGGGCGAGGGCTTCGATGCCCTGATCAAGCGGCTGCGCAGTCGCTTCCGGACGGTGGCGCTGCGCAAGCCGAAAGCCTCGCGTGCACGTTCACGCGAGATCTACGTTGTGGCACGCGGCTTCCGAGGCGAGTAG
- the greA gene encoding transcription elongation factor GreA, producing MRQPITQRGADRLREELRVLKSEKRPEVIAAIADAREHGDLKENAEYHAAREQQGFIEGRIQELESKLGSAQIIDVTNLPASDKVVFGATVTLADTDTEEELRYQIVGEDEADIKAGLISVASPMSRALIGKHQGDVVDVQAPGGTRELEIVSVEYL from the coding sequence ATGAGACAACCCATTACCCAGCGCGGCGCTGACCGCCTGCGCGAAGAGCTGCGTGTTCTCAAGAGCGAGAAGCGTCCCGAGGTGATCGCGGCGATTGCCGATGCCCGCGAGCACGGTGATCTCAAGGAGAACGCCGAGTACCACGCTGCGCGCGAGCAACAGGGCTTCATCGAAGGGCGCATCCAGGAGTTGGAGTCCAAGCTTGGCTCGGCCCAGATCATCGACGTCACGAATCTGCCGGCCAGCGACAAGGTCGTCTTCGGCGCCACGGTGACGCTGGCCGACACCGATACCGAGGAAGAGCTGCGCTACCAGATCGTCGGTGAGGACGAGGCCGACATCAAGGCGGGCCTGATCTCCGTGGCCTCGCCTATGTCGCGTGCGCTGATCGGCAAGCACCAGGGCGACGTCGTTGATGTGCAGGCGCCGGGCGGCACCCGCGAACTCGAGATCGTCTCGGTCGAGTACCTCTGA